Proteins co-encoded in one Methanosarcinales archaeon Met12 genomic window:
- a CDS encoding RNA-binding domain-containing protein — translation MFKATVSAPVHPTELVESVNRAITNIFPDAQLEFKDVTNRQCLLIGTTSMDKLRELFMKQNILDSVRAELFNGRSGNRIEFRLNKQVAFVGKANFGESSLGDIHVSIECEHTEELIYWLAPRIEQGAKQ, via the coding sequence ATTTTTAAGGCCACGGTCTCGGCACCCGTACACCCCACTGAATTAGTAGAAAGCGTTAATAGGGCGATCACCAACATATTCCCAGATGCCCAACTCGAGTTCAAGGACGTCACAAATCGACAATGTCTGCTAATCGGCACCACTTCCATGGATAAATTACGCGAACTTTTCATGAAACAGAATATCCTGGATTCTGTCAGGGCTGAACTTTTCAATGGCAGAAGTGGGAATAGAATCGAATTTAGGCTTAATAAACAAGTCGCATTCGTAGGCAAGGCAAATTTTGGCGAGAGTTCATTGGGGGATATCCATGTCTCCATCGAGTGTGAGCACACAGAGGAATTGATATACTGGCTGGCGCCAAGAATAGAACAGGGGGCTAAGCAATGA
- a CDS encoding sugar phosphate isomerase/epimerase — MRIGFSSLALVNNPFDWAYELEDIGFNGWEIVGEGKQYLTRATVKKIQEVQESTNLEFTAHLPFSDLNLASLNQGIWDETIAQMGSAIRHLGEFTDLVVVHPGHLSPLGAELPDEAWKQNIIGMQKLCDIAEVFGITIGVENMPNLEFLLGRLPEELAGMVENVNRENIGIAFDVGHASLTGTLGGFLKLKPKHVHLHDNRGKADEHLPLGHGIIDWASVMKELKDYRGRFVIEARTVEEGRESLKYLRRL; from the coding sequence ATGAGAATTGGCTTTTCATCACTGGCACTGGTCAATAATCCATTTGACTGGGCATATGAATTGGAGGATATTGGATTCAATGGATGGGAGATCGTTGGCGAGGGAAAACAATATCTGACCAGGGCGACCGTCAAAAAAATACAGGAAGTGCAGGAGAGCACGAACCTGGAATTCACAGCACATCTTCCATTCTCTGATTTGAATCTTGCAAGCCTGAATCAAGGCATATGGGATGAGACTATTGCGCAGATGGGCAGCGCAATAAGGCATCTGGGAGAATTTACAGATTTGGTGGTCGTGCATCCTGGACATCTTTCACCGCTGGGGGCGGAATTGCCGGACGAAGCCTGGAAGCAAAACATCATCGGTATGCAGAAACTATGTGACATCGCAGAGGTGTTTGGAATAACGATTGGCGTGGAAAACATGCCCAACCTCGAATTTTTACTCGGTAGATTGCCAGAGGAATTGGCCGGAATGGTGGAGAATGTAAACAGGGAGAATATTGGCATCGCCTTCGACGTTGGGCATGCGAGCTTGACTGGGACATTGGGTGGATTTCTAAAATTAAAACCAAAACACGTTCATCTACACGACAATCGTGGAAAGGCAGATGAACACCTTCCGCTCGGGCATGGCATCATCGACTGGGCATCCGTGATGAAGGAATTAAAGGATTACAGAGGCAGGTTTGTCATCGAAGCGCGCACCGTCGAGGAGGGTAGAGAGAGCCTAAAGTACTTGAGAAGGCTTTGA
- a CDS encoding AAA family ATPase yields the protein MGFVGMPASGKTEAAKVLQCHGIPIIRMGDVVRAEVKARGLDITEENVGRVADELRKNEGMDAVAKRCISLISKTPPSNCDTVVIDGIRGIAEVKAYEKAFGNRFILIAIEASQKIRFNRAMARKREDDVSNWESFKQKDERELRWGLTEAMNIADISLDNDGTLEEFKKQAKSILGGI from the coding sequence GTGGGTTTCGTGGGGATGCCAGCGTCAGGCAAGACCGAGGCGGCTAAAGTATTACAATGTCATGGCATCCCGATAATCAGGATGGGAGATGTAGTGCGGGCAGAGGTTAAGGCAAGAGGTCTCGACATCACCGAAGAGAACGTAGGAAGGGTGGCAGATGAACTGAGAAAAAATGAAGGGATGGATGCGGTAGCCAAACGATGCATATCTCTCATTTCGAAAACTCCACCCTCAAACTGCGACACGGTCGTCATCGACGGTATACGGGGCATAGCAGAGGTAAAGGCATATGAAAAGGCATTCGGGAATCGATTTATATTGATTGCAATTGAGGCGTCTCAAAAGATTAGGTTCAACAGGGCAATGGCTCGAAAAAGAGAAGATGATGTTTCCAACTGGGAATCGTTCAAGCAGAAGGATGAGCGCGAACTTCGCTGGGGATTAACAGAAGCGATGAACATAGCAGACATTTCTCTGGATAACGATGGAACCCTGGAAGAGTTTAAAAAACAAGCTAAAAGCATTTTAGGAGGCATCTAA
- a CDS encoding anaerobic ribonucleoside-triphosphate reductase activating protein, producing the protein MKREHKKGFKVNLGDVVPVSTVEWYGKASMVIFLRGCPFRCPYCQNYAILEGDNFVDIEYLEGQIKKAKNFIDAVVFSGGEPLMQPEQIKRLAGFTKMQSLLVGIETNGYYPEHLKELIGTKLVDKIFIDVKAPLFSPKLYGKVTGADGKKAVTQVKKSLEICRDHNLEIRTTVFRGLICDKNDIKAIAEEVSSYGKNIPYVLQQGRPEQGRSEELKQYDAPDRDELLELGRMAKRYLRDVRIRTKEFGEELI; encoded by the coding sequence ATGAAAAGAGAACACAAAAAAGGATTTAAAGTGAATCTTGGCGATGTCGTTCCAGTATCAACGGTGGAGTGGTATGGAAAGGCGTCTATGGTTATATTCTTAAGGGGTTGCCCATTTAGATGTCCATATTGCCAAAATTATGCGATACTCGAAGGGGACAACTTCGTCGACATCGAGTATCTCGAGGGCCAAATCAAGAAGGCAAAAAATTTTATAGATGCCGTCGTCTTCTCTGGCGGAGAGCCGTTGATGCAACCCGAGCAAATAAAGCGTCTGGCAGGATTTACAAAAATGCAGAGCCTTCTGGTTGGTATCGAAACCAATGGATACTATCCTGAACATCTTAAAGAACTTATCGGCACAAAGTTAGTGGATAAGATATTCATAGATGTTAAGGCACCTCTATTCAGCCCCAAACTGTATGGCAAAGTAACCGGGGCAGATGGTAAAAAAGCTGTGACACAGGTTAAAAAGTCGCTTGAGATATGCAGGGACCATAATCTTGAAATCAGAACTACCGTGTTTAGGGGACTGATCTGCGACAAGAACGATATCAAAGCGATTGCAGAGGAGGTATCTTCTTATGGAAAAAACATTCCATATGTGCTCCAGCAGGGCAGACCAGAGCAGGGTCGGAGCGAAGAATTGAAGCAATATGATGCACCGGACAGAGATGAACTGCTGGAATTGGGTAGAATGGCAAAAAGATATCTGAGGGATGTGCGAATTAGGACAAAAGAATTTGGAGAGGAATTAATTTGA